A window of the Streptomyces sp. NBC_00250 genome harbors these coding sequences:
- the cpt gene encoding chloramphenicol phosphotransferase CPT, giving the protein MTTQMIILNGGSSAGKSGIVRCLQAVLPDPWLAFGVDSLIDAMPLKMQSSDDGIEFDADGGVNVGADFRALEGAWAQGVVTMARAGARVVIDDVFLSGAAAQERWRNLTGDLDVLWVGVRCDGAVAEGREVARGDRVAGMAAKQADSVHRGVVYDVEVDTTHTESLECARTIAAHVANSA; this is encoded by the coding sequence GTGACGACACAGATGATCATCCTCAACGGCGGCTCCAGCGCGGGGAAGTCCGGGATCGTACGGTGCCTCCAGGCCGTACTGCCCGACCCGTGGCTGGCGTTCGGAGTCGACTCGCTCATCGACGCGATGCCGCTGAAGATGCAGAGCTCCGACGACGGCATCGAGTTCGACGCCGACGGCGGGGTGAACGTCGGGGCCGACTTCCGGGCCCTGGAAGGCGCCTGGGCCCAGGGCGTCGTCACCATGGCCCGCGCCGGCGCCCGCGTCGTCATCGACGACGTCTTCCTGAGCGGAGCCGCCGCCCAGGAACGCTGGCGGAACCTCACCGGCGACCTCGACGTGCTCTGGGTCGGCGTCCGCTGCGACGGCGCCGTCGCCGAGGGCCGCGAGGTCGCACGCGGCGACCGGGTCGCCGGAATGGCCGCGAAGCAGGCGGACAGCGTGCACCGGGGCGTCGTCTACGACGTGGAGGTCGACACCACCCACACCGAGTCACTGGAATGCGCGCGGACGATCGCCGCCCACGTCGCGAACTCCGCCTAG
- a CDS encoding anacyclamide/piricyclamide family prenylated cyclic peptide, with the protein MFDETHATPETGSDTPRRSAAGQLRLQLPQQSAPVQRDKYAESSDASGGAAASGIFGSLLGDIIPF; encoded by the coding sequence ATGTTCGACGAGACCCACGCCACCCCTGAGACCGGCAGCGACACTCCCCGTCGGTCCGCCGCCGGGCAGCTCCGGCTCCAGCTCCCCCAGCAGTCCGCACCCGTCCAGCGCGACAAGTACGCCGAGAGCAGCGACGCCTCCGGCGGCGCGGCGGCCAGCGGCATCTTCGGCAGCCTGCTCGGCGACATCATCCCGTTCTGA
- a CDS encoding AfsR/SARP family transcriptional regulator, with translation MIAVECVDHRLRLAPVVQVDLHTVRGLAQGAVADAPPPADPESLVAKLGEELLPSWSDEWLVLERERWDQVRLHALESLAQRLRRDGEYLAAVQTALTATEIDPIRETAHRILIEIHIAEGNTACAVKRYKEYQRLLRRELEVEPSPLMTRLVQDLTSA, from the coding sequence GTGATCGCGGTGGAGTGTGTGGACCACCGGCTGCGGCTGGCCCCGGTGGTCCAGGTCGACCTGCACACCGTGCGGGGCCTGGCGCAGGGCGCCGTGGCGGACGCCCCGCCGCCCGCCGACCCGGAGTCGCTGGTGGCGAAGCTCGGTGAGGAGCTGCTGCCCTCCTGGTCGGACGAGTGGCTGGTCCTGGAGCGGGAGCGCTGGGACCAGGTGCGGTTGCACGCTCTGGAGAGCCTGGCGCAGCGGCTGCGGCGGGACGGCGAGTATCTGGCGGCGGTCCAGACGGCGCTGACCGCCACGGAGATCGACCCGATCCGTGAGACGGCGCACCGCATCCTCATAGAGATCCACATCGCCGAGGGCAACACGGCGTGCGCGGTGAAGCGCTACAAGGAGTATCAGCGGCTGCTGCGGCGGGAGTTGGAGGTCGAGCCGTCGCCGTTGATGACGCGCCTCGTGCAGGATCTGACGTCGGCCTAG
- a CDS encoding MFS transporter, with translation MSTVNPRRWWALVVLAAAQFMVIMDTSIIGVALPEMQKDLGFSQSELQWIFNAYVIVFGGLLLLGGRLSDLVGARKIFVAGWAVMIVGSVLAAAAQTAWVEIAGRAVQGVGGALIAPSAMTLLMMLFMHDPKELGKAMALYGAAAPAGGTAGVFLGGVFTEWMSWQWVFIIYIPIGLATLAATKLLPNVESRRGSVDILGAVAVTAGLALAVFAVVRAPEVGWGSTGTILQLVGAAALLVLFFVIQKSISEPLMPLSVWRVPRLGSANLAMTLLGAAWIPMWYFLNLYLQQVLGFGAFESGAALLPMTVLLMIFMTAITARLMQKFGAKPLIGIGLLVLAAGLVWLAAVPPTGTFVVDVLPASLVAALGMSLAYIPAMIAAMSGAPQEQAGLASGIVNTTYNVGSALGLAALTAVAMSQGADQLGNLPKLTDGFSSAFIGAAIIAAVGGVITLLVMKGDKAAAGAPAPASEGEKVSV, from the coding sequence ATGTCAACCGTCAATCCCCGGCGCTGGTGGGCACTTGTCGTGCTCGCCGCCGCCCAGTTCATGGTCATCATGGACACGTCGATCATCGGGGTCGCGCTCCCCGAGATGCAGAAGGACCTGGGCTTCTCGCAGAGCGAGCTCCAGTGGATCTTCAACGCCTACGTGATCGTCTTCGGCGGCCTCCTGCTCCTCGGCGGACGCCTCTCCGACCTCGTCGGAGCCCGCAAGATCTTCGTCGCCGGCTGGGCGGTCATGATCGTCGGCTCGGTCCTGGCCGCCGCCGCGCAGACCGCCTGGGTCGAGATCGCGGGCCGCGCCGTCCAGGGTGTCGGAGGTGCCCTCATCGCGCCGTCCGCCATGACCCTGCTGATGATGCTCTTCATGCACGACCCGAAGGAGCTCGGCAAGGCGATGGCGCTCTACGGCGCCGCCGCCCCGGCCGGTGGCACCGCGGGCGTCTTCCTCGGCGGTGTCTTCACCGAGTGGATGAGCTGGCAGTGGGTCTTCATCATCTACATCCCGATCGGCCTCGCGACCCTCGCCGCCACCAAGCTCCTCCCGAACGTCGAGTCCCGCCGCGGCTCCGTCGACATCCTCGGCGCCGTCGCCGTCACCGCCGGTCTCGCGCTCGCCGTCTTCGCCGTGGTCCGCGCCCCCGAGGTCGGCTGGGGCTCCACCGGCACGATCCTCCAGCTGGTCGGCGCCGCCGCCCTCCTCGTCCTCTTCTTCGTGATCCAGAAGAGCATCAGCGAGCCGCTCATGCCGCTCAGCGTCTGGCGGGTCCCGCGCCTCGGCTCCGCCAACCTGGCGATGACGCTGCTCGGTGCCGCCTGGATCCCGATGTGGTACTTCCTCAACCTGTACCTCCAGCAGGTCCTCGGCTTCGGAGCCTTCGAGTCCGGTGCCGCGCTGCTCCCGATGACCGTGCTCCTCATGATCTTCATGACGGCGATCACCGCCCGGCTCATGCAGAAGTTCGGCGCCAAGCCGCTCATCGGCATCGGCCTCCTCGTCCTCGCCGCCGGCCTGGTCTGGCTCGCCGCCGTCCCGCCCACCGGCACCTTCGTCGTCGACGTCCTGCCCGCCTCGCTCGTCGCCGCGCTCGGCATGTCCCTCGCCTACATCCCGGCGATGATCGCCGCCATGTCGGGCGCCCCGCAGGAGCAGGCCGGTCTCGCCTCCGGCATCGTCAACACCACCTACAACGTGGGGTCCGCGCTCGGCCTGGCCGCGCTGACCGCCGTTGCCATGTCCCAGGGCGCCGACCAGCTCGGCAACCTGCCGAAGCTGACGGACGGGTTCTCGTCCGCCTTCATCGGCGCCGCGATCATCGCCGCCGTCGGCGGCGTGATCACCCTCCTCGTCATGAAGGGCGACAAGGCGGCCGCCGGAGCCCCCGCTCCCGCCTCCGAGGGCGAGAAGGTCTCCGTCTGA
- a CDS encoding Cmx/CmrA family chloramphenicol efflux MFS transporter: protein MPLAVYILGLSVFALGTSEFMLSGLLPPIAEDMNVSIPRAGLLISAFAIGMVVGAPLLAVATLRLPRKTTLIALITVFGLGQIAGALAPDYAVLFASRIVSALACAGFWAVGAAVAIAMVPVGSRARAMAVMIGGLSIANVLGVPAGAFLGEHLGWRSAFWAVGLASAIALVGVVTRIPRIPLPETKPRLKRELSIYRDRQVLLAVIVTALAAGGVFCAFSYLAPLLTRVSGLDESWVSGVLGLFGIGAVIGTAIGGRVADAHLFGVLLTGIAASTVFLVALALFASSPVATIALTFLLGVSAFYTAPALNARLFNVTGAAPTLAGATTTAAFNLGNTGGPWLGGTVIDAGLGFASTAWAGAAMTALGLATAAVALRLHKSPSRVVTSGVPQAEKAVSSR, encoded by the coding sequence ATGCCGCTGGCCGTCTACATCCTCGGCCTGTCCGTCTTCGCGCTCGGCACGAGCGAATTCATGCTCTCCGGGCTCCTCCCGCCCATCGCGGAGGACATGAACGTCTCCATCCCCCGCGCGGGCCTGCTCATCTCGGCCTTCGCGATCGGCATGGTCGTCGGCGCACCACTCCTCGCGGTGGCCACCCTCCGGCTCCCCCGCAAGACCACCCTCATCGCCCTGATCACCGTCTTCGGCCTCGGTCAGATAGCCGGCGCACTCGCCCCCGACTACGCCGTCCTCTTCGCCTCCCGCATCGTCAGCGCCCTCGCCTGCGCCGGCTTCTGGGCGGTCGGCGCGGCCGTCGCCATCGCCATGGTCCCCGTCGGCTCCCGCGCCCGGGCCATGGCGGTCATGATCGGCGGACTGTCCATCGCCAACGTCCTCGGCGTCCCGGCCGGCGCGTTCCTCGGCGAGCACCTGGGCTGGCGCTCCGCGTTCTGGGCCGTCGGCCTCGCCTCCGCGATCGCACTCGTCGGCGTGGTCACCCGCATCCCCCGCATCCCGCTCCCCGAGACCAAGCCCCGCCTCAAGCGCGAGCTTTCCATCTACCGCGACCGCCAGGTCCTCCTCGCCGTCATCGTCACCGCCCTCGCGGCGGGCGGCGTCTTCTGCGCCTTCTCCTACCTCGCCCCCCTGCTCACCCGTGTGTCCGGCCTCGACGAGAGCTGGGTCTCCGGCGTCCTCGGGCTCTTCGGCATCGGCGCCGTCATCGGTACGGCGATCGGCGGCCGGGTCGCCGACGCCCACCTCTTCGGCGTCCTGCTCACCGGCATCGCCGCCTCCACCGTCTTCCTGGTCGCCCTGGCCCTCTTCGCCTCCAGCCCGGTCGCCACCATCGCGCTGACCTTCCTCCTGGGCGTCTCCGCCTTCTACACGGCCCCGGCGCTCAACGCCCGCCTGTTCAACGTCACCGGAGCCGCCCCCACTCTGGCGGGCGCCACCACCACCGCCGCGTTCAACCTCGGCAACACGGGCGGCCCCTGGCTCGGCGGCACGGTCATCGACGCCGGCCTCGGCTTCGCCTCGACCGCCTGGGCGGGCGCGGCGATGACCGCACTGGGCCTCGCGACGGCGGCGGTGGCCCTGAGGCTCCACAAGTCCCCGTCCCGCGTGGTGACGTCCGGCGTCCCGCAGGCCGAGAAGGCCGTGTCGTCCCGCTGA
- a CDS encoding S8 family serine peptidase, which yields MKPRAVLGELRSRPDEPFGDPRVCVAVLDGPVDLSHPCFAGADLTRLDTLVQEPASSGPMSLHGTHVASLLFGMPGSPVTGLAPRSRGLILPVFRDGGDGRVPQVDLARAIERAVEEGAHVINISGGERTDANQADALLARALKLCDDRGVLVVSAVGNDGADALQVPAAVPSVLAVGAAAADGSPLDISNWGADYRAHGVLAPGQDIEGAAPGGGLATLTGSSFATPLVAGTAALLVAAQLADGGAADPKAAGQVLLATATAPDCADPDAPSCRRRLGGSLDAVQALALTTRKEETAVTTPAAAPTPSDAPAPQVTPAAYETPAPYGTPAAPAPTQPTAPAPAAPPVPAGISADGGALPPLPPAPPTPPPVAAPVQAPPPAQAPAPAAQAPVQAAPVQAAPVQAAPVSSPPATAPPVHAPYASTSAGVRPSCGCGGDPAACSCGGTGSGSPHQLIYAIGTIGFDYPTEARRDSFRQSMPYVEVQVDGKAVEQSPDPYSPRQLRDYLATSPWVSDKVTWTLTMDGATVYALEAEPSVGMDWSEPLVPPVEAKRARKAPDRIATEQGKTDADLFRLFANPPVSTVYRVFRDAIAGQALNPDDPVERDGYISRVSVPGVLTNRTTRLYSGQIVPVVEVKSRGLYTWNEAALVDLVFDQVKKDADVPPPTSADKKQGKVQVRDEDDLKLTIRSLLDKIYYQFRNLGQTSADRALNYMGTNAFLFGDKIAEGLLSASKVPGSSKNLYALDTITVTKSPYCRVGSDCQDVTVTFYDPEDERRSRLSYLFTIDVSDELPVTLAPVHTFLGSF from the coding sequence ATGAAGCCTCGGGCAGTCCTGGGAGAACTCCGCTCTCGGCCGGACGAGCCGTTCGGCGACCCGCGGGTGTGCGTGGCCGTGCTCGACGGCCCCGTCGACCTCTCCCACCCCTGCTTCGCCGGCGCGGATCTTACGCGCCTGGACACACTGGTGCAGGAGCCCGCGAGCTCCGGCCCCATGTCCCTGCACGGCACCCACGTCGCCAGCCTGCTGTTCGGCATGCCCGGCAGCCCCGTCACCGGACTCGCGCCGCGCTCCCGCGGCCTGATCCTTCCCGTCTTCCGCGACGGCGGCGACGGCCGGGTGCCCCAGGTGGACCTGGCCCGCGCCATCGAGCGCGCCGTCGAGGAAGGCGCGCACGTCATCAACATCAGCGGCGGCGAACGGACCGACGCCAACCAGGCCGACGCCCTCCTCGCACGGGCCCTGAAGCTCTGCGACGACCGGGGAGTCCTGGTCGTCTCCGCCGTGGGCAACGACGGCGCCGACGCCCTCCAGGTCCCGGCCGCCGTCCCCTCCGTCCTGGCCGTCGGCGCCGCCGCGGCCGACGGCTCCCCGCTCGACATCAGCAACTGGGGTGCCGACTACCGCGCCCACGGCGTCCTCGCCCCCGGGCAGGACATCGAAGGCGCCGCACCCGGCGGCGGGCTCGCCACCCTCACCGGCAGCAGCTTCGCCACCCCGCTCGTGGCCGGCACCGCGGCGCTCCTCGTCGCGGCCCAGCTGGCCGACGGCGGAGCGGCCGACCCGAAGGCCGCGGGGCAGGTACTGCTCGCGACCGCCACAGCCCCCGACTGTGCCGACCCGGACGCCCCGTCCTGCCGCCGCCGCCTCGGCGGCAGCCTGGACGCCGTCCAGGCCCTCGCCCTCACCACCAGGAAAGAGGAGACAGCCGTGACCACTCCCGCAGCCGCCCCCACGCCGTCCGACGCCCCGGCGCCGCAGGTCACCCCGGCCGCGTACGAGACTCCCGCGCCGTACGGGACACCGGCGGCCCCCGCACCCACGCAGCCCACGGCCCCCGCACCAGCGGCCCCGCCCGTACCGGCGGGCATCTCCGCCGACGGCGGCGCGCTGCCCCCGTTGCCGCCCGCCCCGCCGACACCGCCCCCGGTCGCCGCCCCGGTCCAGGCACCGCCGCCGGCCCAGGCACCGGCTCCGGCCGCCCAAGCTCCGGTCCAGGCTGCTCCGGTCCAAGCCGCCCCGGTCCAGGCCGCCCCGGTCTCCTCACCGCCTGCAACTGCGCCCCCTGTTCACGCCCCCTACGCCTCGACAAGCGCCGGTGTGCGCCCCTCGTGCGGCTGCGGCGGCGACCCGGCCGCCTGCAGCTGCGGCGGCACCGGAAGCGGCTCCCCCCATCAGTTGATCTACGCCATCGGCACGATCGGCTTCGACTACCCGACCGAGGCACGCCGGGACAGCTTCCGGCAGTCGATGCCGTACGTAGAGGTGCAGGTCGACGGCAAGGCGGTCGAACAGTCGCCGGACCCCTACAGTCCCCGCCAGCTCCGCGACTACCTCGCGACCTCCCCCTGGGTCTCCGACAAGGTCACCTGGACCCTCACCATGGACGGCGCCACCGTGTACGCCTTGGAGGCCGAACCGTCCGTGGGCATGGACTGGAGCGAGCCGCTGGTTCCTCCGGTCGAGGCGAAGCGCGCCCGCAAGGCACCGGACCGGATCGCCACCGAGCAGGGCAAGACCGACGCCGACCTGTTCCGCCTCTTCGCCAATCCGCCGGTCTCGACGGTCTACCGGGTGTTCCGTGATGCCATCGCGGGCCAGGCCCTCAACCCGGACGACCCGGTCGAACGCGACGGATACATCTCCCGCGTCTCCGTACCCGGCGTCCTCACCAACCGCACCACTCGCCTCTACTCCGGTCAGATCGTGCCGGTCGTCGAGGTGAAGAGCCGCGGTCTGTACACGTGGAACGAGGCAGCCCTCGTCGACCTCGTCTTCGACCAGGTCAAGAAGGACGCCGACGTCCCTCCGCCGACGTCCGCCGACAAGAAGCAGGGCAAGGTCCAGGTCCGCGACGAGGACGACCTGAAGCTGACGATCCGCTCCCTCCTCGACAAGATCTACTACCAGTTCCGCAACCTCGGCCAGACCTCCGCCGACCGCGCGCTCAACTACATGGGCACCAACGCCTTCCTGTTCGGCGACAAGATCGCGGAAGGCCTGCTGTCCGCGAGCAAGGTGCCGGGATCCTCCAAGAACCTGTACGCGCTCGACACGATCACCGTCACCAAGAGCCCGTACTGCAGGGTCGGTTCGGACTGCCAGGACGTGACCGTGACCTTCTACGACCCCGAGGACGAACGCAGGTCCCGGCTCTCGTACCTGTTCACCATCGACGTGAGCGACGAACTGCCGGTCACCCTCGCCCCGGTCCACACGTTCCTCGGCTCGTTCTGA
- a CDS encoding DUF4031 domain-containing protein codes for MTLYIDPPTWPGHGRMWSHLVSDVSFEELHTFAASIGAPPRAFERDHYDIPSDRYADAVTGGAVEVGSKELLRRLTEAGLRRPKGRPAS; via the coding sequence ATGACCCTGTACATCGATCCGCCGACGTGGCCGGGGCACGGCCGTATGTGGTCGCACCTGGTCAGCGACGTCTCCTTCGAGGAGCTGCACACCTTCGCCGCCTCGATCGGCGCCCCGCCGCGCGCCTTCGAGCGGGACCACTACGACATCCCCTCCGACCGGTACGCGGACGCCGTGACGGGTGGTGCGGTCGAGGTCGGCTCCAAGGAGCTGCTCCGGCGCCTCACGGAGGCGGGACTGCGGCGGCCGAAGGGCCGGCCGGCTTCCTGA
- a CDS encoding HD domain-containing protein → MTAEEEHAKTAGQGHDGTVEHGHDGTTEQRHGHTAAPDPELLRRWNATLHAARAGREGADPTPYGRNLLARWAEPQRRYHTVDHLRAVLARIDELADQGGEGGELELVRLAAWFHDAVYRPDRSENEERSAVLAERALTEAGLTPHEVAEVARLVRLTITHDPSPGDLNGETLCDADLAILASDPDTYRGYAAAVREEYGFVPADAFREGRAAVLRQLLGLPRLFRTPYGAAVWEERARENLERELAELTNTSGTG, encoded by the coding sequence ATGACCGCCGAGGAAGAGCACGCGAAGACCGCCGGACAGGGGCACGACGGCACCGTCGAGCACGGGCACGACGGCACCACCGAGCAGAGACACGGCCACACCGCCGCCCCGGACCCCGAGCTCCTCCGGCGCTGGAACGCCACCCTGCACGCCGCCCGCGCCGGCCGCGAGGGCGCCGACCCCACCCCGTACGGCCGCAACCTGCTGGCCCGCTGGGCCGAGCCGCAGCGCCGCTACCACACGGTCGACCACCTCCGGGCGGTCCTCGCCCGCATCGACGAACTCGCCGACCAGGGCGGCGAGGGCGGAGAGCTGGAGCTCGTACGGCTCGCCGCCTGGTTCCACGACGCGGTCTACCGGCCCGACCGCTCCGAGAACGAGGAACGCTCGGCGGTCCTCGCCGAGAGGGCACTCACCGAGGCCGGACTCACCCCGCACGAGGTGGCGGAGGTCGCCCGCCTGGTCCGCCTGACCATCACCCACGACCCGTCCCCGGGCGACCTGAACGGCGAGACCCTCTGCGACGCGGACCTCGCGATCCTCGCGAGCGACCCCGACACCTACCGGGGGTATGCGGCGGCCGTCCGCGAGGAGTACGGCTTCGTCCCCGCCGACGCCTTCCGCGAAGGCCGCGCCGCCGTACTCCGCCAGCTCCTCGGACTGCCCCGCCTCTTCCGCACGCCTTACGGAGCGGCGGTCTGGGAGGAGAGGGCGCGGGAGAACCTGGAACGCGAACTCGCGGAACTGACGAACACGTCCGGAACCGGATGA
- a CDS encoding trans-sulfuration enzyme family protein, giving the protein MELNTRAVHVVNEPLPSGSRPLSVPLVQSSAFAFESAAELADAMAGPDGQYVYSRRGNPTVRALEQTLAGLEGGAGALAFASGMGAVSGILLALLRPGDRVVAQRCLYGGTHAVLADLAERYGIEVVRISGDDPAEFEAAAVHPATRLLVMETIANPTGQVPDLPGLLAAARALGVTSLVDNSLASPVLCRPLEHGADIVVHSTTKYLSGHSDVLGGAAVFADDGLRRRIWPRTVELGACADPFAAWLTLRGIPTLPLRMREHCANAAALAERLAAHPGVTAVHYPWLPGHPSYEHARKALDGGGGLLSFELAGGREAGRAFIECVRVATLALSLGGVETLVTHPASTSHRELDEAALGAAGIAPGLVRMSVGIEDVEDLWADVEQALGQAAEQARGQHRSRPSFGLTK; this is encoded by the coding sequence ATGGAACTGAACACCCGTGCCGTGCACGTCGTCAACGAGCCTCTCCCGAGCGGCAGTCGGCCGCTCTCCGTGCCCCTCGTGCAGTCCTCCGCCTTCGCCTTCGAGTCCGCCGCCGAACTCGCCGACGCCATGGCGGGACCCGACGGGCAGTACGTCTACAGCCGCCGCGGCAACCCGACCGTACGGGCCCTGGAGCAGACCCTCGCCGGGCTCGAGGGCGGCGCCGGGGCCCTCGCCTTCGCCTCCGGCATGGGCGCCGTCAGCGGGATCCTGCTCGCCCTCCTGCGGCCGGGCGACCGCGTGGTGGCCCAGCGCTGTCTGTACGGCGGCACCCATGCCGTCCTGGCCGACCTGGCCGAGCGGTACGGGATCGAGGTCGTACGGATATCCGGCGACGATCCGGCCGAGTTCGAGGCCGCCGCCGTGCACCCGGCCACCCGGCTGCTCGTCATGGAGACCATCGCCAACCCCACCGGCCAGGTCCCCGACCTCCCGGGCCTGCTCGCCGCCGCCCGCGCGCTCGGGGTGACGAGCCTCGTCGACAACTCGCTCGCCTCGCCCGTACTGTGCCGCCCCCTGGAGCACGGTGCCGACATCGTCGTCCACTCGACCACCAAGTACCTCTCCGGGCACTCGGACGTCCTCGGCGGCGCCGCCGTGTTCGCCGACGACGGGCTGCGCCGCAGGATCTGGCCCCGGACGGTCGAACTCGGCGCCTGTGCCGACCCGTTCGCCGCCTGGCTGACCCTGCGTGGCATCCCCACCCTGCCGCTGCGGATGCGCGAGCACTGCGCCAACGCCGCCGCCCTCGCCGAGCGGCTCGCCGCCCACCCGGGCGTCACGGCCGTCCACTACCCGTGGCTCCCGGGCCACCCCTCGTACGAGCACGCCCGCAAGGCGCTCGACGGCGGCGGGGGGCTGCTGTCGTTCGAGCTCGCGGGGGGCCGGGAGGCCGGCCGGGCCTTCATCGAGTGCGTACGGGTGGCCACGCTCGCGCTCTCCCTCGGCGGGGTGGAGACCCTCGTGACGCACCCGGCGTCCACGTCCCACCGGGAGCTGGACGAGGCCGCTCTGGGGGCGGCCGGGATAGCCCCGGGGCTCGTACGGATGTCGGTCGGCATCGAGGACGTCGAGGACCTGTGGGCCGACGTCGAACAGGCTCTCGGTCAGGCTGCCGAACAGGCCCGCGGTCAGCATCGTTCCCGGCCTTCTTTTGGGTTGACAAAATAA
- a CDS encoding hemopexin repeat-containing protein produces MVTVRSAVSWPNDKTYLFHADDTYDRYDSVTGVREDSGLPLSNWPGLPRSPDAFVWWGAGKGYAFLGNTYVRYDNPTDNSADTVEAEYLPPHFTLEEGWPGLPTGAGGGPDWRTGIDAAVNWGNGKVYLFKGDSYARYDMTADRVDPDYPRPIAGNWTGLFPGGVDAATYPGGRFAYFFRGEEFQRFDVDADRVDASGPLDASFRLAPTPSGAVAPARMLTPAQANKLMADLIRRGKLTLKSPAFVDGPAGIVSPTPDQRVVVSPPTFGGVRYTNQIAPTSAVIDNLDQRMLIALYRLTRWINSSAPDVAELLHLGIGHGGPNLKDCHNQGRALDLSGITGELNGSAFTRSVKKDWGNLPRPAGVRVRIDPAVDPLGFGLFTTAFRFATFECEATTIGAGNKWPMPELGGTGFVIYPDYAADAAPGSDNANLRAAHQDHFHIQIGVTRLP; encoded by the coding sequence ATGGTCACAGTGAGGTCGGCCGTCTCCTGGCCGAACGACAAGACGTACCTCTTCCACGCCGACGACACCTACGACCGGTACGACTCGGTCACCGGTGTCCGCGAGGACTCCGGACTGCCCCTCTCCAACTGGCCCGGCCTCCCCCGCTCCCCCGACGCCTTCGTCTGGTGGGGTGCGGGCAAGGGGTACGCCTTCCTCGGGAACACCTACGTCCGCTACGACAACCCGACCGACAACAGCGCGGACACCGTCGAGGCCGAGTACCTGCCACCCCACTTCACCCTTGAGGAGGGCTGGCCGGGACTGCCCACCGGAGCCGGCGGCGGACCCGACTGGCGTACCGGCATCGACGCGGCCGTGAACTGGGGAAACGGCAAGGTGTACCTCTTCAAGGGCGACTCCTACGCCCGGTACGACATGACCGCGGACCGCGTCGACCCCGACTACCCCCGCCCCATCGCGGGCAACTGGACGGGGCTCTTCCCCGGCGGCGTGGACGCCGCCACCTACCCGGGCGGCCGGTTCGCCTACTTCTTCCGCGGCGAGGAGTTCCAGCGCTTCGACGTGGATGCCGACCGGGTGGACGCGAGCGGTCCATTGGACGCCTCCTTCCGTCTCGCGCCCACCCCGTCCGGGGCCGTGGCCCCGGCCCGCATGCTGACTCCGGCCCAGGCGAACAAGCTCATGGCCGACCTGATCCGGCGCGGCAAACTGACCCTGAAGAGCCCGGCGTTCGTCGACGGACCGGCCGGGATCGTGTCACCGACGCCCGACCAGCGGGTCGTGGTGAGCCCGCCGACGTTCGGCGGAGTCCGCTACACGAACCAGATCGCGCCGACGTCCGCGGTCATCGACAACCTCGACCAGCGCATGCTGATCGCGCTGTACCGCCTCACCCGCTGGATCAACTCCTCGGCGCCGGACGTCGCCGAACTCCTCCACCTGGGCATCGGCCACGGCGGACCGAACCTGAAGGACTGTCACAACCAGGGCCGCGCGCTCGATCTCTCGGGCATCACCGGGGAGTTGAACGGGTCCGCGTTCACCCGGTCGGTGAAGAAGGACTGGGGCAACCTGCCGCGCCCGGCCGGCGTCAGGGTCCGCATCGACCCCGCCGTGGACCCGCTCGGGTTCGGCCTCTTCACGACCGCCTTCCGGTTCGCCACGTTCGAGTGCGAGGCGACGACGATCGGCGCCGGCAACAAGTGGCCCATGCCCGAACTCGGCGGCACCGGGTTCGTGATCTACCCGGACTACGCCGCCGACGCCGCCCCCGGCAGCGACAACGCCAACCTCCGCGCCGCCCACCAGGACCACTTCCACATCCAGATCGGCGTCACCCGGCTGCCCTGA